In the uncultured Methanobacterium sp. genome, one interval contains:
- a CDS encoding Coenzyme F420 hydrogenase/dehydrogenase, beta subunit C-terminal domain, with protein sequence MINTNDMFYAKSSDAEIAEAGEYGGAVTTLLKFLLKEGIVDAVLAVDSSADLYDVVPVLIEDPEDIVKAAGSLHFGTLNLAKVVARYLNGAQDMKIAVTVKPCDAMTMVELMKREKVNADNVIMVGLNCGGTMPPVKGRQMMEQFYEVDPDSVVKEEIAKGKLIVETEDGTEKEIPIDVLEDEGFGRRTNCRRCEVNIPRMADLACGNWGVIGPLAGKATFIEVCSPKGAEVLEKAKEAGVIDLEAPIPKGIEIREKIDGAMVKLADKWQTNDWEDAAGREIFSVLTEYMDDFSRCLKCYGCREACPICYCADCCLEANNGPDWLTKGEIPPSPMFHLERMLHMAESCTNCGQCEEVCPGEIPLAKIWHEVNTKLQNTFGYVKGTGEDKPPIAYFPVGK encoded by the coding sequence ATGATCAACACAAACGACATGTTCTACGCAAAATCTTCTGATGCAGAAATAGCCGAAGCCGGAGAATACGGTGGAGCAGTCACCACCCTTCTAAAATTCTTACTAAAAGAAGGAATTGTTGACGCAGTATTAGCTGTTGACAGTAGCGCTGACCTCTACGACGTTGTTCCAGTCTTAATAGAAGATCCTGAAGACATTGTAAAAGCCGCGGGATCACTTCACTTCGGAACACTCAACCTGGCCAAAGTAGTTGCCCGTTACCTTAACGGTGCCCAGGATATGAAAATCGCAGTCACCGTGAAACCCTGCGATGCAATGACCATGGTTGAACTAATGAAAAGAGAAAAAGTCAACGCAGACAACGTGATAATGGTCGGTTTAAACTGTGGAGGTACCATGCCCCCAGTTAAAGGTCGCCAGATGATGGAACAGTTCTACGAAGTTGATCCAGATTCAGTGGTCAAGGAAGAAATCGCCAAAGGTAAACTCATCGTGGAAACTGAAGATGGTACTGAAAAAGAAATTCCAATCGATGTCTTGGAAGACGAAGGATTTGGTAGAAGAACCAACTGCAGAAGATGCGAAGTCAACATTCCAAGAATGGCTGATCTGGCCTGTGGAAACTGGGGAGTTATTGGACCTTTAGCTGGAAAAGCAACCTTCATCGAAGTGTGTTCCCCTAAAGGTGCCGAAGTCCTGGAAAAAGCTAAAGAAGCCGGAGTCATAGATTTAGAAGCCCCAATTCCTAAAGGAATTGAAATACGCGAAAAAATCGACGGTGCAATGGTTAAACTGGCAGACAAATGGCAAACCAATGATTGGGAAGACGCAGCTGGCAGAGAAATATTCTCAGTTCTCACCGAGTACATGGATGATTTCTCCAGGTGCCTGAAATGTTACGGGTGCAGAGAAGCCTGTCCAATATGTTACTGTGCAGACTGCTGTCTAGAAGCAAACAACGGTCCTGACTGGTTGACTAAAGGAGAAATCCCACCATCACCAATGTTCCACCTGGAAAGAATGCTTCACATGGCAGAATCATGTACCAACTGTGGTCAGTGCGAAGAAGTTTGCCCTGGTGAAATACCACTGGCCAAGATCTGGCACGAAGTAAACACCAAACTGCAAAACACCTTTGGATATGTCAAAGGAACTGGTGAAGACAAACCACCAATCGCATACTTCCCTGTGGGAAAATAA